The genomic DNA CTGTTTTATGTTTGCAGTATTTTGGTGGAACAAACTTTGGTCGAACTTCTGGTGGTCCTTTCTACATTACGAGCTATGATTATGATGCTCCTCTTGATGAATATGGTGGGTGCAAGCTAAGGCTAGCAGGAAAACAGATTGctaagaaaaatatacttacTTTTTATTctaatgaaattatatttttcatatactAAGGTCTGAGGAGCGAGCCAAAATGGGGGCATCTAAAGGATCTTCATGCTGCCATAAAACTTTGTGAACCTGCCCTTGTTGCGGCAGATGCACCTCAATATAGAAAACTGGGATCAAAGCAGGAGGTATTATTCTACTCTCTAATGCTTTTTGCATATAGTGACATTAGTAGAGTTCACTCTTCTCACTCTTCTTATCGAGTTAATAATGACCAGTGCTTGTTAGATAGATTTTCTTACGCTACTTTACCTGTCAAAGTTTTCACTTAGTTCTGATATAAGGATAGTCTTCATTGCCATTTATTGGGAGTTTCAGAAGGTATTTCTAGTTTAAAAATTTACGTATAAATATGATTTGTCTACTGAACAAAATACTGGTCTGTTATCTGGTTACCATTCACAACGTATATGaggtttaatattatataagcTGAAGATTCCGGATTCTTACTTGTAAATGACGCAAAGTCCAGGCACACATTTATCATGGACATGGTGAGACTGGAGGAAAGGTGTGCGCTGCATTTCTCGCAAACATTGATGAGCATAAATCCGCACATGTGAAATTTAATGGCCAGTCATATAATTTAGCACCTTGGTCAGTGAGTATATTGCCAGACTGTCGACATGTGGCCTTCAACACTGCCAAGGTTTGATTTACATTTCTATGGTATTATAAATTCTTGACTGGTAATTTGCGTGGTCAATTGCGTAGAGGTTTTTGTTGGCAGTTTGTCTTTCTTAAATTTAGTCCAGGGGTCTGAGAATTCCTTTACCACATTCAGCGTCCAGCGATATGCTTCTTTGTGACTGAATTCTTAAAAAACTGTCACCGTGATTGGACAAGTTCTGCTATCATATGTGAAACTGCCCCAGCCTATTTaacatgataataataataacaatgaaAGGATGGTCTATGATTCTATGAACTTGACATTTTTGTCCTAATCAGGCAATTGGCTTTTTATTTGCTTCAGATAGTGGTTGCCACCCAAGATGATTCTTGAGATTATCgggtttttttctgtttttgggcAGGTAGGAGCACAAACTTCTGTTAAAACGGTTGAGTCTGCAAGGCCTCGTTTAGGTAGTATGTCTATACTGCAAAAAGTCGTGAGGCACGATAATGTTTCTTATATCTCAAAATCATGGATGGCTCTTAAAGAACCTATTGGCATATGGGGTGAAAACAATTTCACTTTCCAAGGATTATTGGAGCATTTGAATGTTACAAAAGACCGGTCTGATTACCTGTGGCATAAGACAAGGTAGTTATGctgagttttctttttcatgtcTAACATTCAAGGGAAGAATTCGTAGAAGATAGATATTCAAGATGCTTTTTTACATCAAAATTTGACTGAATTATCGAAAATTGTTTCTTGTATGTATACTTTACCAGTTCAGCATTTTAGAGAAATGTAGTTCTGTGAAATCTAGGACATTTActtgttctttgtcttttatCTGTAATGGCTTTCCTTCTTTCTCAACCAATTGTAGAATAAACGTCACTGAGGATGACATCTCGTTCTGGAAGAAAAATGGAGCTAACCCAACAGTGTCAATTGATAGCATGAGGGATGTGTTGCGTGTGTTTGTTAACAAACAACTCTCAGGTAATTTACAACATTTTCTCCTGCTTTATGCAAGTCTGTAATTGTACATATGCACTGGTCCTGTATTGCGTCTGTACATGGTTGTGTATGCTGTCTCTTGTGGTTCGTTATAATATCCACACAAGAGGGTCACGTTGCTTTCATGAAGTGTAATGGCTTAGAAATTGCCTTCAAGAAGTGCAAAGTCTTAGAAATTTTTTTCATGAAGTGCAAAGTCTTAGAAATTGTTTTCTCTCATTTTACGCTAAACTTTGTCCTCCTACTAAATGGAAGTAAAGGCAGTGTTGTTGGTCACTGGGTGAAGGCAGTGCAGCCTGTAAGTTTTGTGCTGGGAAACAATGATTTACTTCTGTTGACTCAAACAGTTGGTTTGCAGGTAAAGATATACTACAGTACTacctattttttccttttctcttacaGCTAATTGTGATAATCTTCCACGTCATGGCACAGAATTATGGTGCTTCCTTGGAGAAGGATGGTGCCGGTTTTAGAGGCAAAGCGATGCTTACTGGATTCAAGAATGGAGATATGGACCTGTCAAAATCGTCATGGACCTATCAGGTGTAGTAAAGGTGTATATGGTTTTCATAAGAGTCATAAAAAAGCTGAACTTTGTGGattcgtttttctttttctcgcTTTATCTGAAATCTGAAGATCATTGTGGAAGCGTTTGAATGTTTGTAGGTGGGATTGAAGGGCGAGGCTgagaaaatatatactgttgAACACAACGAAAAAGCTGAGTGGAGTACTTTGGAGACCGACGTTTCACCTTCGATGTTTATGTGGTACAAGGTAAATCTGTGAAACATGTTggcgttttgttttttcatttcttcggaaacatactttctttttttcattgttcctttttctttcttgtgaaTTAGACATACTTCGACACCCCTGATGGAACAGATCCTGTTGTTCTTGATCTGGAAAGTATGGGAAAGGGACAAGCTTGGGTCAATGGACACCATATTGGAAGGTATTGGAATATCATTTCCCAAAAGGATGGATGTGAAAAAGCTTGTGATTATCGGGGAGCCTACAATTCAGATAAGTGCACAACAAATTGTGGACAGCCTACACAAACCAGGTAACGTGCATGCAATAACTCTGCAATGACTATTAAATCCCATGGTATTGACCTAAAATCATTGTATCATACAGGTACCATGTACCACGTTCGTGGTTAAAGCCGTCAAGTAATCTACTCGTTCTCTTTGAAGAAACTGGGGGAAACCCATTTAAGATATCGGTTAAGACAGTGACTGCTGGGATTCTGTGTGGTCAAGTCTCGGAATCGCATTATCCACCTTTGCGGAAATGGTCCACGCCAGATTACATGAATGGAACGATGTCGATAGACAGTGTGGCACCAGAAGTACATCTGCATTGTGAAGATGGGCATGTAATATCCTCCATAGAATTTGCTAGCTATGGGACTCCGAGAGGTAGCTGCCACAGGTTTTCAATCGGGAAATGTCATGCATCCAACTCGTTATCAATTGTCTCTGAGGTAaacttatattatttaaaagtaGATCTTTAAGCATACTTCTGCCTGCAACGTTTCAAACATATGAAGGAATCTAAAATCCGGTGACAGGAAACCTACCCCATTTGATTATCCAAAGTAGAACTTATGAAGATCCTAGTATGATAATTGATAAGCAAGCTAGTAGAAAGATTGTGGTTACAAATTGTTGACATATAGCTTGAAAATTGGTTCATAGCAATTGCTTAATATGACTTTTGTGGactatctgaaaaaaaaagtcatttttcTCTTCTGCAGGCTTGTAAAGGACGCAACAGCTGCTTCATTGAAGTGTCAAACACTGCTTTTCGCAGTGACCCATGTAGCGGAATTTTGAAGACATTAACGGTTATGGCACGATGTTCCTCGACTCAAAACACGAGTGGCCTTGGATTTTAGATACCGGGAGATCGGCTCAGAAAGAAGAACAGCTATTTATCGAAGAAACAAGAGACCACAGTTGACTAAGTAGTAAGAAGAACATGTCCCTTCACAAGTTTTCTTTGATCTTTTATCCTTTGGAGTCTGAACAATTGTATTAGCTCTTGTTTGTCGTTGTATTCAGTCTCTACTTGGAACCAATAAACTCGAAACCATCTCTAAGGTTTCTGCTTGTATAGTTTGTTGTCTGAGAATGTACGAAAACAGTCGAAGTTGATGTAATGATTTGGATCTCTGTCTTTgggttacatataaatatagtaTAGACGTTATATATAAACAGAAGATTTACACGAATCATCAAAtttaggcctgggcaaaatacccagATCTGAAGATCCGATCCGAAAAATCCGATCAGAACCCGTATCTGAAATTGCAAATTATCCGAACGGGTTCTAAATCCGAAAACCTGAACCCAAACCCGATCCGAACGGGTATCCGAA from Camelina sativa cultivar DH55 chromosome 7, Cs, whole genome shotgun sequence includes the following:
- the LOC104700173 gene encoding beta-galactosidase 9: MAESIRRFFSLQWRILPPIIIALLLYIPIVSGSFLKPFNVSYDHRALIIAGKRRMLVSAGIHYPRATPEMWADLIEKSKEGGADVIQTYVFWNGHEPVKGQYNFEGRYDLVKFVKLIGSSGLYLHLRIGPYVCAEWNFGGFPVWLRDIPGIEFRTDNEPFKNEMQKFVTKIVDLMREAKLFCWQGGPIIMLQIENEYGDVEKSYGQKGKDYVKWAASMALGLGAGVPWVMCKQTDAPENIIDACNGYYCDGFKPNSQTKPVLWTEDWDGWYTKWGGSLPHRPAEDLAFAVARFYQRGGSFQNYYMYFGGTNFGRTSGGPFYITSYDYDAPLDEYGLRSEPKWGHLKDLHAAIKLCEPALVAADAPQYRKLGSKQEAHIYHGHGETGGKVCAAFLANIDEHKSAHVKFNGQSYNLAPWSVSILPDCRHVAFNTAKVGAQTSVKTVESARPRLGSMSILQKVVRHDNVSYISKSWMALKEPIGIWGENNFTFQGLLEHLNVTKDRSDYLWHKTRINVTEDDISFWKKNGANPTVSIDSMRDVLRVFVNKQLSGSVVGHWVKAVQPVSFVLGNNDLLLLTQTVGLQNYGASLEKDGAGFRGKAMLTGFKNGDMDLSKSSWTYQVGLKGEAEKIYTVEHNEKAEWSTLETDVSPSMFMWYKTYFDTPDGTDPVVLDLESMGKGQAWVNGHHIGRYWNIISQKDGCEKACDYRGAYNSDKCTTNCGQPTQTRYHVPRSWLKPSSNLLVLFEETGGNPFKISVKTVTAGILCGQVSESHYPPLRKWSTPDYMNGTMSIDSVAPEVHLHCEDGHVISSIEFASYGTPRGSCHRFSIGKCHASNSLSIVSEACKGRNSCFIEVSNTAFRSDPCSGILKTLTVMARCSSTQNTSGLGF